The sequence CGCTTGTCCAGCACCTTGCCGCTGCCCGCGTCCACCGTCACGTCGTGCCAGGACCGGTCGGAGCCGTACACATCCAGCTCCCACACGAGCCCGCCGTCTTCCTCGTCGAGCTCCGCCTCGGTCACCGTGCCGGGAACAGCCGCCAGGCCGGCCGCGACCGCGTCGCCGACGGTGACCCGGGCGGCGGCGGGGGCGGTGGCCGGGGCGGCGGTGTCACCTGTGGCGCCCGCCGCGGTGCTCCGGCCGCCGCCGCCCTCCTCGTCGCCCGTGAGAGCGACCGCGGCGGCCCCGCCGCCGACGAGCACGGCCGCGGTGACGACGGCGATGACGATCTTGCGCTTCATGAGGGTTCCTCCCCGCATCGATGCCTTTGGTGCGAACACGGTCCACCCTGCCGGGCCGATGCTGAACGCAGCCTGAAGCCACCTGAAGCCGTCTTCAGCTTCGGTTTGGGACGCTGGGCGCATGCGCCTGTTGATCGTGGAGGACGAGAAGCGGCTGGCGATCTCCCTGGCCAGGGGGCTCACCGCCGAGGGATTCGCCGTGGACGTCGTGCACGACGGGACCGAGGGCCTGCACCGGGCCCGGGACGGCGCGTACGACCTGGTGATCCTCGACATCATGCTGCCCGGGACGAACGGCTACCGCGTCTGCGCCGCCCTGCGCGCCGAGGGCCACGAGGTGCCGGTGCTGATGCTGACCGCGAAGGACGGCGAGTACGACGAGGCGGAGGGCCTGGACACGGGTGCCGACGACTACCTGACCAAGCCGTTCAGCTACGTGGTGCTGGTCGCCCGGGTCCGCGCCCTGCTGCGCCGCCGGGGCGGCTCCGGGTCGCCGGTGGTCGCCGTGGGGGCCCTGCGCATGGACACCGCCGCCCGCCGCCTGCACCTCGACGGCGACGAGATCGCCCTGACCGCCAAGGAGTTCGCGGTCCTCGAACAGCTCGCCCTGCGCGCCGGGCAGGTGGTCAGCAAGGCGGAGATCCTGGAGCACGTCTGGGACTTCGCCTACGACGGCGACCCCAACATCGTCGAGGTGTACGTCAGCACCCTGCGCCGCAAGCTCGGCGCCGACGCCATCCGCACGGTGCGCGGCGCCGGTTACCGGCTGGAGGCGCGATGAGGTCGGTACGGGCCCGCGCCGCGCTCGGCGCCACCGTGGTCGTCGCCCTCGCCCTGGGCGCCGCCGGGCTCGCCGTGCTGCTCGTGCTGCGCGCGAACCTCACCGACCAGGCGGGCCTCCAGGCCGAGGTGGCCGCCCGGGAGGCCGCCGGACAGCTCGCCCTCGGTGTGCCGTACGACCGGCTGGACACGGGCGACGAGGAGGAGCACCCGGTCCAGGTGACCGACGAGGACGGGCGCGTGGTGGCCGTCTCCAAGGACCTGGAGGCGATCTCCGGCACCGGCACGGACCGGGTCGCGCCGACGGCTGACGCGAGGACGGAGGGCAGCCGCGACGACGACCGTGATGACGACGACGACCGCGACGCCGGCCCCGGCGAGGTCTCCACGGACGACCCGGACTTCGCCAACGGCACCGCCACCGTGGACGGCGACCGCGCCGACTACCGGTTCGCCTCGGTCGAGGTGACGGACCCCGCCGGACGCACCCTGACCGTGCACGCGGGCGCCCCGCTGGCCGCCGAGCAGCGGGCGGTGCGCAGTGTGCGCTCCGCGATGCTGGCCGGGCTGCCGGTGGTGCTGCTCGTCGTCGCCGGGGTGACCTGGCTGGTGACCCGGCGGGCCCTGCGCCCCGTCGAGGGCATCCGGCGCGAGATGGCGGCGATCACCGCGTCCGAGGACCTGGGCCTGCGGGTGCCGGAACCGGCCTCCCGGGACGAGGTCGCCCGGCTGGCCCGTACGACCAATGAGACGCTTGCCGCGCTGGAGGCGTCCGTCGGCCGGCAGCGGCGTTTCGTGGCGGACGCCTCGCACGAACTGCGCAGCCCGATCGCCTCGTTGCGCACCCAGCTGGAGGTGGGCGCCGCACACCCGGAGCTGCTGGACGTGCCGGGCGCGGTCGCCGACACCGTACGGCTCCAGGCGCTCGCCGCGGATCTGCTGCTGCTGGCGCGGCTGGACGCGGGGGAGCGGGTGGGGCGGACGCGGGTCGACCTGGGGGCGCTGGTCCGGGAGGAGATCGCGCAGCGGGTGGGTGACCGCGTCCCGGTCACGGTGTCCGTGCGGGACGGCGGCCTCGAAGTGGCGGGTTCGCGCGGCCAGTTGGCCCGGGTCCTCGGCAATCTGCTGGACAACGCCGAGCGGCATGCGGTGCGTTCGGTGTCAGTGACGGTGGGGCAATCCGCCGGTGGGGTGCTCGTCACGGTCACGGACGACGGGTCCGGGGTGCCGGAGGCGGAACGCGAGCGCGTCTTCGAACGCTTCGTCCGCCTGGACGAGGCCCGAGCCCGGGACGACGGGGGAGCGGGCCTGGGCCTGGCGATCGCCCGCGATGTGGCTGCGCGCCACGGCGGAACCCTCACGGTGTCGGGTGCCCGCTTCGAACTACGACTGCCCCGCCACGACCCGGGGGCGCTGCCCCCGGACCCCCGCTCCTCAACCGCCGGAGGGGCTTACAGGTAGCCCCGCCGGCGTTTGAGGCGCGGGGTCTCGGGGCGGAGCCCCGGTACGCGCCGCCCCACTACCCCCGCTGCCCCCGCAAATGCTCCGCCACCGGCGTCAACGCCGCATGCAGCTCCGCCAGCGCCTCCGGCGACAACAGGTCCATGAAGTGCTTGCGGACCGACGCCACATGGTGCGGCGCCACCTTCCGCATCGTCTCCGCGCCCTCCTCCGTCAGCACCGCGTACAGCCCCCGGCGGTCCGACTCGCAGTTCTCGCGGCGGACCAGGCCGGCGCTCTCCATGCGCGTGATCTGGTGGGAGAGGCGGCTCTTGGACTGGAGGGTGGCGCCCGCGAGGTCGCTCATCCGCATCCGGCGGTCCTCCGACTCCGAGAGATTGACCAGGATCTCGTAGTCGTTGTTGGTCAGCCCGAACGGCTGGAGGTCCTTCTCCAGCTGGTGCATCAGCAGCCTGCTGACGTCCAGGTGGGTGCGCCAGGCGCACTGCTCGGCGTCGCTCAGCCAGCGGGTGGCCGTCTCGGTCTCCATGTATGGATTCTACCTAAGAAGTTGAAAGCCGGACGAATGAGGAGCGTGTGACGCCCCGCACGCGCCAGGGCGGGGCGCAGGCGTTCGACGTCACACTCCGCAGACTACCGTTCACAACCCGAAGCGACGCTGGAGGTCCCCCAGCTGACCGGGCGCCCGGGGTGCGGCGCCCGGACGGCCGCCGCCCGGCACCCCCGCCTGCTGCGGCACCGCCCCCGTCGGCTGCTCGGGCATCAGCGCCTCGGACGACTGGATCAGCACCGTACCGGCCCCCACGAACTCGAACTGGTGCTCCTCGCCCGACGCCCCGCCGATCCCGGTGAGCGCGCGCAGGCCGCCCATCACCCCGGTCATGTAGCCGTGGTCGTAGTGGTGGCAGGGGGAGGGGCAGTCCGCCCAGCCCACCAGGGCCTGCGGGTCGACCCGCAGCGGCGGCTCCATGAAGACCACCGGCCCGTTGGACGCGGCGACGAACTTGCCCGTGCCGATCAGCGTCAGGAACCCGGGCACGATCGACTGCTTCAGCGCCAGCGAGGGCTGGTACGCGAGCAGGTTGCCGGAGCGGATCGTCAGGTTGCCGTCGTCCAGGTCGTAGGAGTTCACGTCGAACGCCCGGTCGGCGAGCAGCATCTTGCCGCTGCCCTCGGCCACCACCCAGTCGCTCGCGTGCAGCGGCGAGTGGAAGCTCGCCCGGACCAGCCGGTCGAACCGGCCGTGCCCGATGCCGTCGAAGCCGATCTGCCCGTAGTAGGCGATCATCTTGCCCTTCTGCAGGAACCACTGGCTCCCCTTGAGCTCCACGCAGAAGGTGTACGGGTTGACGTTGTCGTCCGACGGCAGCGTCATCGG is a genomic window of Streptomyces sp. NBC_00708 containing:
- a CDS encoding MarR family transcriptional regulator; this encodes METETATRWLSDAEQCAWRTHLDVSRLLMHQLEKDLQPFGLTNNDYEILVNLSESEDRRMRMSDLAGATLQSKSRLSHQITRMESAGLVRRENCESDRRGLYAVLTEEGAETMRKVAPHHVASVRKHFMDLLSPEALAELHAALTPVAEHLRGQRG
- a CDS encoding AIM24 family protein, which codes for MNGPVVFDPMTLPSDDNVNPYTFCVELKGSQWFLQKGKMIAYYGQIGFDGIGHGRFDRLVRASFHSPLHASDWVVAEGSGKMLLADRAFDVNSYDLDDGNLTIRSGNLLAYQPSLALKQSIVPGFLTLIGTGKFVAASNGPVVFMEPPLRVDPQALVGWADCPSPCHHYDHGYMTGVMGGLRALTGIGGASGEEHQFEFVGAGTVLIQSSEALMPEQPTGAVPQQAGVPGGGRPGAAPRAPGQLGDLQRRFGL
- a CDS encoding HAMP domain-containing histidine kinase; this translates as MRSVRARAALGATVVVALALGAAGLAVLLVLRANLTDQAGLQAEVAAREAAGQLALGVPYDRLDTGDEEEHPVQVTDEDGRVVAVSKDLEAISGTGTDRVAPTADARTEGSRDDDRDDDDDRDAGPGEVSTDDPDFANGTATVDGDRADYRFASVEVTDPAGRTLTVHAGAPLAAEQRAVRSVRSAMLAGLPVVLLVVAGVTWLVTRRALRPVEGIRREMAAITASEDLGLRVPEPASRDEVARLARTTNETLAALEASVGRQRRFVADASHELRSPIASLRTQLEVGAAHPELLDVPGAVADTVRLQALAADLLLLARLDAGERVGRTRVDLGALVREEIAQRVGDRVPVTVSVRDGGLEVAGSRGQLARVLGNLLDNAERHAVRSVSVTVGQSAGGVLVTVTDDGSGVPEAERERVFERFVRLDEARARDDGGAGLGLAIARDVAARHGGTLTVSGARFELRLPRHDPGALPPDPRSSTAGGAYR
- a CDS encoding response regulator transcription factor produces the protein MRLLIVEDEKRLAISLARGLTAEGFAVDVVHDGTEGLHRARDGAYDLVILDIMLPGTNGYRVCAALRAEGHEVPVLMLTAKDGEYDEAEGLDTGADDYLTKPFSYVVLVARVRALLRRRGGSGSPVVAVGALRMDTAARRLHLDGDEIALTAKEFAVLEQLALRAGQVVSKAEILEHVWDFAYDGDPNIVEVYVSTLRRKLGADAIRTVRGAGYRLEAR
- a CDS encoding PepSY domain-containing protein, whose product is MKRKIVIAVVTAAVLVGGGAAAVALTGDEEGGGGRSTAAGATGDTAAPATAPAAARVTVGDAVAAGLAAVPGTVTEAELDEEDGGLVWELDVYGSDRSWHDVTVDAGSGKVLDKRVDRDQDGSRSAPRTGSVSLDEAVGAALKSAPGTVTSVELEGRRGGAAHWEADVRGKDGREHELSVDALTGVVTADDRDGD